Proteins from a genomic interval of Clostridium sp. AN503:
- the plsX gene encoding phosphate acyltransferase PlsX, with protein sequence MIKIAVDAMGGDNAPGEIIKGAVDAVSRRSDIQVLLVGRDDVVVKELGKYSFPENQIKVVPASEVIETDEPPVNAIRKKKDSSIVVGMNLIKSGEADAFVSAGSSGAILVGGQVIVGRIKGVERPPFGALIPTEKGVSLLLDSGANVDARPSHLVQFARMGSIYMEHVIGITRPRVGIVNIGAEEEKGNALVKETFPLLKACSDMNFTGSIEAREIPHGGADVIVCEAFTGNVILKLYEGTGSVLIGMVKKGMMGTLRSKIGALLVKPALKETLKAFDATQYGGAPLLGLKGLVVKTHGSAKAVEVSNSIIQCVTFKEQKINEKIKESLDAEEQARENES encoded by the coding sequence GTATCCCGCAGAAGTGATATACAGGTGCTTCTGGTTGGCCGGGATGATGTTGTGGTGAAAGAGCTGGGGAAGTACAGTTTTCCGGAAAACCAGATCAAAGTGGTTCCAGCTTCTGAGGTTATCGAGACGGACGAGCCGCCGGTCAATGCCATCCGCAAGAAGAAGGATTCTTCGATCGTGGTGGGCATGAACTTAATTAAGAGCGGCGAGGCCGATGCATTTGTTTCTGCAGGAAGCTCCGGTGCGATACTGGTTGGCGGGCAGGTTATTGTCGGCAGGATCAAAGGCGTAGAGCGTCCTCCCTTTGGAGCGCTGATCCCTACGGAGAAGGGAGTTTCCCTTCTGCTGGACAGCGGAGCCAATGTGGATGCAAGACCGTCTCACCTGGTACAGTTTGCACGCATGGGTTCTATTTACATGGAGCATGTAATAGGTATTACCAGACCCAGGGTCGGGATCGTAAATATTGGTGCGGAGGAGGAGAAGGGCAATGCGCTTGTAAAAGAGACATTCCCGCTCTTAAAAGCCTGCAGCGATATGAATTTTACCGGCAGCATCGAGGCGAGGGAGATCCCCCATGGCGGAGCGGATGTGATCGTATGTGAGGCATTTACAGGCAATGTAATTTTGAAGCTGTACGAGGGAACCGGATCTGTGCTGATCGGCATGGTGAAGAAGGGTATGATGGGTACCCTGCGCAGCAAGATCGGAGCACTGCTTGTAAAACCGGCACTGAAGGAGACGCTGAAGGCTTTTGATGCTACGCAGTATGGCGGCGCGCCGCTCCTGGGACTTAAAGGACTGGTGGTGAAAACCCACGGAAGTGCCAAAGCCGTGGAGGTAAGCAACTCGATCATCCAGTGCGTTACCTTCAAGGAGCAGAAGATTAATGAGAAGATTAAGGAAAGCCTGGATGCCGAAGAACAGGCCAGAGAAAATGAAAGTTAG
- the acpP gene encoding acyl carrier protein produces the protein MEFEKLQSIIAEVLNVETGDITMETTFVEDLGADSLDIFQIVMGIEEEFDIEIPTEEAEKIVTVGDAVEQIKSALN, from the coding sequence ATGGAATTTGAAAAGTTACAGAGTATCATTGCGGAAGTACTGAATGTGGAGACTGGGGACATCACCATGGAGACTACCTTCGTGGAGGACTTAGGCGCCGATTCCCTGGATATTTTCCAGATCGTTATGGGAATCGAGGAGGAGTTTGACATTGAGATCCCTACCGAGGAAGCGGAGAAGATCGTAACGGTAGGAGATGCAGTGGAGCAGATCAAGAGCGCACTGAATTAA
- the rnc gene encoding ribonuclease III: MNRDLKELEEKTGYQFQNVKLLKQAMTHSSFANEHRLDKSGCNERLEFLGDAVLEVVSSDYLFHKYPEKPEGELTKIRASIVCEPTLAYCASELSLGEYLLLGKGEEATGGRGRNSVVSDAMEALIGAIYLDGGFANAKEFIHRFILNDIEHKQLFYDSKTILQEMVQASSQEHLEYEVLREVGPDHNKTFEVRAMLGDQEIGRGSGRTKKAAEAVAAYRGILKLRESVCI; this comes from the coding sequence ATGAATCGGGATTTAAAAGAACTGGAAGAAAAGACAGGGTATCAGTTTCAGAACGTAAAGCTGTTAAAACAGGCGATGACCCACAGCTCCTTTGCCAATGAGCACCGGCTGGACAAGTCTGGCTGTAACGAGAGGCTGGAATTTTTGGGGGATGCGGTACTGGAAGTGGTGTCCAGTGATTACCTGTTCCACAAGTATCCGGAGAAACCGGAAGGGGAATTGACCAAGATACGCGCCAGTATTGTCTGTGAACCCACCCTGGCTTATTGTGCATCGGAATTAAGCCTTGGGGAATACCTGCTGCTTGGGAAGGGCGAGGAGGCTACCGGAGGACGCGGACGCAATTCTGTGGTATCGGATGCGATGGAGGCCCTCATTGGGGCAATCTATCTGGATGGTGGTTTTGCTAATGCAAAAGAGTTCATTCACCGCTTTATCCTGAATGATATTGAGCATAAACAGCTCTTTTATGATAGCAAGACTATCCTGCAGGAGATGGTGCAGGCGTCCTCCCAGGAGCATTTGGAGTACGAGGTGCTTAGGGAAGTGGGGCCGGACCACAATAAGACCTTTGAGGTCCGGGCGATGCTGGGGGATCAGGAAATCGGCAGAGGAAGTGGGAGAACCAAGAAGGCGGCGGAGGCAGTTGCCGCTTACCGGGGAATACTGAAACTGAGGGAAAGTGTATGTATTTAA
- the smc gene encoding chromosome segregation protein SMC — MYLKSIEIQGFKSFANKILFEFHNGITGIVGPNGSGKSNVADAVRWVLGEQRVKQLRGGSMQDVIFAGTEMRKPQGFASVAITLDNSDHQLAIDYDQVTVTRRLYRSGESEYMINGSSCRLKDINELFYDTGIGKEGYSIIGQGQIDKILSGKPEERRELFDEAAGIVKFKRRKNIAQKKLEDEKQNLVRVSDILSELEKQVGPLARQSEAAKKYLGLKEELKTYDVNLFLMETEGVRAQLKDVESKEAIVSGDLEDATVQSEQLKGEYERLEQEIGSLDSEITEKRGSLTQAEMLKGNLEGQINVLNEQINTEKMNAEHINSRIQSIEQDIREKRQQIEAYQTDNAGITEAALESRRRQEEAEERLVRQDESLMLLDQRIEEAKNSIIAGLNEKASLSAREQRYEAMLEQVQVRRSEVCQKLLKFKSDESVQEEQLEAERAKLKAMEGRLADLAASQTECEAQMQHYEQEVRRLTRNLNEKQQEYHTAYTRLESLRNLAERYEGYGNSIRRVMEVRDRVHGIHGVVADLVTTDKKYETAVETALGGSIQNVVTDSEQTAKQLIEFLKKNKYGRVTFLPLTSIGQGGGFSKPEALKEPGVIGLASDLVHVAPEYQVLAKYLLGRVVVADTIDHAIALARKFKYSLRIVTLEGELLSAGGSMTGGAFKNSSNLLGRKREIEELEAACKKALDSSEKIQDELNMDEGIYQDKKEELEQIKKESHEASLEQNTQQMNVSQLEDKRDDIRESSQDLVLENSQLEAQIREIEENRRNLSRDTEALVQLNEQAGSQVEDLTAQMERDRKLREESAHELEAIRLEAAGLKQKVDFVMENIRRVEDEIAKLSEELSGLTAGNTDSGEIVEAKRQEIAHLQELITNAMEQRDILAAQVEEQSAKKDSKTKEQKEFFGKREELSQRITRLDKELFRLQSQKEKLEEKQESHINYMWNEYELTFTTAQPLRDPLLTSSSDIKKRIDELKNGIRSLGNVNVNAIEDYKEISGRYEFMKTQHDDLVQAEAALMQIIEELDSGMRRQFEEKFREIRREFDRVFKELFGGGHGTLNLQEDEDILEAGIQIIAQPPGKKLQNMMQLSGGEKALTAISLLFAIQNLKPSPFCLLDEIEAALDDSNVDRFAGYLHKLTKNTQFIVITHRRGTMLAADRLYGITMQEKGVSTLVSVNLIEDQLDE, encoded by the coding sequence ATGTATTTAAAAAGTATTGAGATCCAGGGCTTCAAATCATTTGCAAACAAGATCCTGTTTGAGTTTCATAATGGGATCACCGGCATCGTGGGACCTAACGGCAGCGGCAAGAGCAATGTTGCGGATGCGGTCCGCTGGGTGCTGGGGGAACAGCGCGTCAAGCAGCTTCGGGGCGGCAGCATGCAGGACGTCATCTTTGCGGGGACCGAGATGAGAAAGCCCCAGGGGTTTGCCAGCGTGGCGATCACCCTGGACAACTCGGACCATCAGCTCGCCATCGATTATGATCAGGTGACGGTCACCCGCCGGCTTTACCGTTCCGGCGAGAGCGAGTACATGATCAACGGCAGCTCGTGCAGGCTGAAGGACATCAATGAGCTGTTTTATGATACCGGTATCGGCAAGGAAGGCTATTCCATCATCGGCCAGGGCCAGATCGACAAGATCTTGAGCGGTAAGCCGGAGGAGCGCAGGGAGCTGTTCGACGAGGCGGCAGGTATTGTCAAGTTCAAGCGCCGGAAGAATATCGCCCAGAAGAAGCTGGAGGACGAGAAGCAGAACCTGGTCCGCGTCAGCGACATCCTGTCGGAGCTGGAAAAGCAGGTCGGGCCGCTTGCGCGTCAGTCTGAGGCGGCGAAGAAATACCTGGGGCTGAAGGAAGAGCTGAAAACCTACGATGTGAACCTGTTTTTGATGGAGACGGAGGGCGTGCGCGCCCAGCTGAAGGATGTGGAGTCAAAGGAGGCGATCGTCTCCGGTGATTTAGAGGACGCCACCGTCCAGTCAGAGCAGCTTAAGGGCGAATATGAGCGTCTGGAGCAGGAGATCGGCAGCCTGGACAGCGAGATCACCGAAAAGCGGGGCAGTCTTACCCAGGCGGAGATGCTGAAGGGCAATTTAGAAGGCCAGATCAATGTCCTAAACGAGCAGATCAATACGGAGAAGATGAATGCGGAGCACATCAATTCCCGCATTCAGTCCATTGAGCAGGATATCAGGGAAAAACGGCAGCAGATAGAAGCCTATCAGACAGATAATGCCGGGATCACCGAGGCAGCTTTGGAGAGCCGGAGACGGCAGGAAGAGGCGGAGGAACGTCTGGTCCGTCAGGATGAGAGCCTGATGCTTTTGGACCAGCGGATCGAGGAGGCCAAGAACAGTATTATAGCCGGACTCAATGAAAAAGCGTCTCTCTCAGCCAGGGAGCAGCGTTATGAGGCCATGCTGGAGCAGGTGCAGGTCCGTCGTTCTGAGGTGTGTCAGAAGCTTTTAAAGTTTAAGAGCGACGAGTCTGTACAGGAAGAGCAGTTAGAGGCAGAGCGCGCGAAGCTGAAGGCTATGGAGGGACGTCTTGCGGACCTGGCGGCGTCCCAGACGGAATGTGAAGCCCAGATGCAGCACTACGAGCAGGAAGTGCGGCGTCTCACCCGCAATTTAAATGAAAAGCAGCAGGAATACCATACGGCATATACCAGGCTGGAATCCCTGCGCAACCTGGCAGAGCGCTATGAGGGTTATGGGAACAGCATCCGGCGTGTGATGGAGGTCCGGGACCGGGTCCACGGGATCCACGGCGTGGTGGCGGATCTGGTTACCACGGACAAAAAATATGAGACAGCTGTAGAGACGGCTCTCGGGGGAAGCATCCAGAATGTGGTGACGGATTCGGAGCAGACCGCCAAGCAGCTGATCGAATTCCTGAAAAAGAATAAATACGGCAGAGTTACTTTTTTACCACTGACCAGTATCGGCCAGGGCGGCGGATTCTCAAAGCCGGAAGCCTTAAAAGAGCCGGGCGTGATCGGCCTTGCCAGTGATCTGGTCCATGTGGCTCCCGAATATCAGGTCCTGGCGAAATACCTGCTGGGCCGGGTGGTGGTGGCGGATACCATTGACCACGCGATCGCGCTTGCCAGGAAATTCAAATACTCCCTGCGCATTGTGACCCTGGAGGGTGAGCTTCTGAGCGCGGGGGGCTCCATGACAGGCGGCGCCTTCAAGAATTCCAGCAATCTCCTGGGAAGAAAGAGGGAGATCGAGGAGCTGGAAGCTGCATGCAAAAAGGCGCTGGATTCTTCTGAGAAGATCCAGGACGAGCTCAACATGGACGAGGGGATTTACCAGGATAAGAAAGAAGAACTGGAGCAGATTAAGAAGGAGAGCCATGAGGCGTCCTTAGAGCAGAACACCCAGCAGATGAATGTCTCCCAGCTGGAAGACAAACGGGATGATATCCGGGAATCCTCCCAGGACCTGGTCCTGGAGAACAGCCAGCTTGAGGCGCAGATCAGGGAGATTGAAGAAAACCGGAGGAATCTTTCCAGGGATACGGAAGCCCTGGTACAGCTCAACGAACAGGCTGGAAGCCAGGTGGAAGATCTGACAGCCCAGATGGAGCGTGACAGAAAGCTGCGTGAGGAGTCAGCCCACGAGCTGGAAGCGATCCGTTTAGAGGCAGCAGGCCTAAAGCAGAAAGTGGATTTCGTGATGGAAAACATCCGCCGTGTAGAGGACGAGATCGCGAAGCTTTCAGAGGAGCTGTCCGGCCTCACAGCCGGGAATACAGATTCCGGGGAGATCGTGGAGGCGAAGCGCCAGGAGATCGCGCATCTTCAGGAGCTGATCACAAACGCCATGGAGCAGAGGGATATCCTGGCGGCCCAGGTGGAGGAGCAGTCCGCGAAAAAGGATTCAAAAACGAAGGAACAGAAGGAGTTTTTCGGAAAGCGGGAGGAGCTTTCCCAGCGCATCACGCGTCTGGACAAGGAACTGTTCCGGCTCCAGAGCCAGAAGGAAAAGCTGGAGGAAAAGCAGGAGAGCCATATCAATTATATGTGGAACGAGTACGAGCTTACCTTTACCACGGCCCAGCCCCTGCGGGATCCGCTTCTCACTTCGTCTTCTGATATCAAAAAAAGGATCGATGAGCTGAAGAACGGCATCCGGTCCCTGGGTAATGTCAACGTCAACGCCATCGAGGATTACAAGGAGATCTCCGGACGTTATGAGTTTATGAAGACCCAGCACGACGACCTGGTGCAGGCGGAGGCGGCTCTGATGCAGATCATTGAGGAGCTGGACAGCGGGATGCGCAGGCAGTTTGAGGAGAAGTTTAGGGAGATCCGCCGGGAATTTGACCGGGTGTTTAAGGAACTGTTCGGAGGCGGGCACGGTACCCTGAATCTTCAGGAGGATGAGGATATCCTGGAGGCGGGCATCCAGATCATCGCCCAGCCGCCGGGTAAGAAGCTGCAGAACATGATGCAGCTTTCGGGTGGTGAAAAGGCGTTGACAGCCATTTCTTTACTGTTTGCGATACAGAACCTAAAACCGTCGCCGTTTTGCCTGCTTGACGAGATCGAGGCGGCCCTTGACGATTCCAATGTAGACCGCTTTGCGGGATATTTACATAAACTGACAAAGAATACCCAGTTTATTGTGATCACACACAGAAGAGGCACGATGCTGGCGGCAGACCGGCTCTACGGTATCACCATGCAGGAGAAGGGTGTTTCCACGCTGGTGTCCGTGAACCTGATCGAAGACCAGCTTGACGAGTAG
- the ftsY gene encoding signal recognition particle-docking protein FtsY, whose protein sequence is MEEKEKKKGFFSRLVEGLNKTRENIVSGMDSIFSGFSAIDEDFYEELEETLIMGDLGIQTTMSIIEDLRKRVKEQHIKEPSECKQLLIDSIKDQMNLGDNAYEFENRRSVVLVIGVNGVGKTTSVGKLAGQLKDDGKKVVLAAADTFRAAAIEQLTEWANRAGVEIIAQQEGSDPAAVIYDAVAAAKSRSADVLICDTAGRLHNKKNLMEELKKINRIIDKEYPDAYRETLVVLDGTTGQNALAQAKQFMEVADITGIILTKLDGTAKGGIAVAIQSELGIPVKYVGVGEKIDDLQKFNSDDFVNALFKTSGE, encoded by the coding sequence ATGGAAGAGAAAGAAAAGAAAAAAGGTTTTTTCAGCCGTCTGGTGGAAGGCCTTAACAAGACGAGGGAAAATATCGTATCCGGCATGGATTCCATTTTCAGTGGCTTTTCAGCCATCGACGAGGACTTTTATGAGGAACTGGAGGAGACCCTGATCATGGGCGATCTGGGAATCCAGACCACCATGTCCATTATCGAGGACTTGAGGAAACGGGTGAAGGAGCAGCATATCAAGGAGCCGTCCGAGTGCAAACAGCTTTTGATCGATTCCATCAAGGACCAGATGAACCTGGGAGACAACGCATACGAGTTTGAAAACCGCCGTTCCGTAGTCCTGGTCATCGGCGTCAATGGCGTGGGCAAAACGACCTCGGTGGGAAAACTGGCGGGGCAGCTCAAGGACGACGGCAAAAAGGTAGTCCTGGCGGCAGCCGATACCTTCCGTGCGGCAGCCATTGAGCAGCTCACAGAGTGGGCCAACCGGGCGGGCGTGGAGATCATCGCCCAGCAGGAGGGTTCCGACCCGGCAGCTGTCATCTATGATGCGGTTGCGGCTGCCAAGTCCCGCAGTGCGGACGTTCTGATCTGTGATACCGCAGGCCGGCTCCACAACAAGAAAAACCTGATGGAGGAGCTTAAGAAGATCAACCGGATCATCGATAAGGAGTACCCGGATGCTTACCGGGAGACTCTTGTAGTGCTGGACGGGACCACGGGACAGAATGCCCTGGCCCAGGCGAAGCAGTTTATGGAGGTGGCTGATATTACCGGCATCATCCTGACAAAGCTGGATGGGACAGCAAAGGGCGGAATCGCAGTGGCAATCCAGTCGGAGCTTGGTATTCCGGTCAAATATGTGGGAGTCGGGGAGAAGATCGACGATTTGCAGAAGTTCAATTCGGATGACTTTGTGAACGCGCTTTTTAAGACATCAGGCGAGTAA
- the ilvA gene encoding threonine ammonia-lyase, whose translation MEEQELQELSLEKFEIASEEVQKVTQETKLVYSEYFSAMTGNRVYFKPENMQYTGAYKVRGAYYKISTLSPEERERGLITASAGNHAQGVAYAAKLAGIKATIVMPTTTPLMKVNRTRSYGADVVLYGDVFDEACDYAYKLADEHGYTFVHPFDDLDVATGQGTIAMEIIKELPTVDYILVPVGGGGLCTGVSTLAKLLNPKIKVIGVEPAGANCMQESLKAGHVLTLPAVNTIADGTAVKRPGEKLFPYIQQNVDDVITVEDTELIVAFLDMVENHKMIVENSGLLTVAALKHLNVQKKKIVSILSGGNMDVITMSSVVQHGLIQRDRIFTVSVLLPDKPGELAKISALLADERGNVIKLEHNQFISINRNAAVELRITLEAEGTEHKNRIVQALNDAGYRPKLVKSKGTYSD comes from the coding sequence ATGGAAGAACAGGAATTACAGGAGTTATCATTAGAAAAGTTTGAGATCGCATCGGAAGAGGTGCAGAAGGTCACCCAGGAGACCAAGCTGGTCTACAGTGAGTATTTTTCTGCCATGACGGGCAACCGGGTGTATTTCAAGCCTGAGAACATGCAGTATACCGGAGCCTACAAGGTGCGCGGCGCATATTACAAGATCAGCACACTGAGCCCGGAGGAGCGGGAGCGCGGCCTGATCACGGCGTCTGCGGGAAACCATGCCCAGGGCGTGGCTTATGCGGCGAAGCTGGCGGGGATCAAGGCGACGATCGTTATGCCTACCACGACTCCGCTCATGAAGGTGAACCGCACCAGAAGCTACGGCGCGGATGTGGTCCTTTACGGGGATGTGTTTGACGAGGCCTGCGACTATGCCTACAAGCTGGCGGATGAACACGGCTATACCTTCGTCCATCCGTTTGATGATCTGGATGTGGCGACAGGGCAGGGGACCATCGCCATGGAGATCATCAAGGAGCTTCCGACGGTGGATTATATTCTGGTACCGGTAGGCGGCGGCGGTTTATGCACCGGTGTTTCCACTCTTGCCAAGCTTCTGAATCCGAAGATCAAAGTGATCGGCGTGGAGCCTGCGGGAGCCAACTGTATGCAGGAATCCTTAAAGGCCGGGCATGTGCTGACCCTGCCGGCCGTCAATACCATTGCAGATGGTACTGCGGTAAAACGTCCCGGTGAAAAGCTGTTTCCATATATCCAGCAGAACGTGGATGATGTGATCACTGTGGAGGATACGGAGCTGATCGTGGCATTCCTCGATATGGTGGAGAACCACAAGATGATCGTGGAAAATTCCGGTCTTTTGACTGTGGCTGCTTTAAAACATTTAAATGTCCAGAAGAAAAAGATTGTTTCTATCTTGAGCGGCGGCAATATGGATGTGATCACCATGTCCTCCGTAGTACAGCATGGCCTGATCCAGAGGGACCGTATCTTCACGGTGTCGGTTCTGCTGCCTGACAAGCCGGGTGAGCTTGCCAAGATATCCGCGCTTCTGGCAGATGAGCGGGGCAATGTGATCAAGCTGGAGCACAACCAGTTCATCAGTATCAACCGGAATGCGGCGGTGGAGCTGCGGATCACCCTGGAAGCGGAAGGGACTGAGCACAAAAACAGGATCGTCCAGGCTCTCAATGATGCCGGTTACCGTCCGAAGCTGGTGAAATCCAAAGGCACCTACAGCGACTGA
- a CDS encoding chloride channel protein, with the protein MKIYESKSPLGENIHYFMKWTVISVFIGVVVGLIGMVFSKGVTMSTAVWNQHHWTLFLMPLAGIFIIWIYRASHEETNRGTDMVLESISSNQEITVATAPLIFVSTVISHCVSASVGREGAALQLGGSLGNLVGKVIHLDEKDKKIAVMCGMSACFAALFGTPLAAGVFSMEVVSIGVMYYAALVPCLFASFIGAGISRSFGVMPDWFDIGIVPEFGLQGAGIAVLIGALCAAVGVLFCIVLHESSAVYRRYLPNPYFRVLAGSAVFIVLTLIFKSRYYNGGGMHLIERCFEGEPIPYYAFLMKMLFTAVALGAGFKGGEIVPTLCVGATFGYMVASVLGLPVGLCTAIGMTCLFVSVTNCPVSTVFMAFELFGFEAMPYYSIAVAVCFTLSGYYGLYSSQKFVYSKIKAEFINRKSN; encoded by the coding sequence ATGAAAATCTACGAAAGCAAGTCGCCTTTGGGGGAAAATATCCACTACTTTATGAAATGGACTGTGATATCAGTCTTTATCGGCGTTGTGGTCGGATTGATCGGCATGGTATTCAGCAAAGGGGTGACTATGTCGACGGCTGTGTGGAACCAGCATCACTGGACCCTGTTTCTGATGCCGCTTGCGGGTATTTTTATCATCTGGATCTACCGGGCCAGCCATGAAGAGACCAACCGGGGAACGGATATGGTACTGGAGTCTATTTCCTCAAATCAGGAGATCACAGTCGCCACTGCGCCGCTAATCTTTGTCTCTACGGTCATAAGCCATTGCGTCAGCGCCTCGGTGGGCCGGGAGGGAGCCGCCCTGCAGTTGGGCGGAAGCCTTGGGAACCTGGTAGGAAAGGTGATCCATCTGGATGAAAAGGATAAAAAGATTGCGGTTATGTGCGGCATGAGCGCCTGTTTTGCAGCGCTTTTTGGTACTCCGCTGGCAGCAGGCGTGTTCTCCATGGAGGTAGTCAGCATTGGCGTCATGTATTATGCAGCCCTGGTCCCGTGCCTGTTTGCCTCCTTTATCGGCGCCGGGATCTCCAGAAGCTTCGGCGTGATGCCGGACTGGTTTGATATTGGGATCGTGCCGGAATTTGGGCTTCAGGGCGCGGGGATCGCGGTGCTCATCGGAGCTTTGTGCGCGGCAGTGGGCGTGTTATTCTGCATTGTACTGCACGAGAGCAGCGCGGTATACCGGAGGTATCTGCCCAATCCCTATTTTCGAGTCCTGGCGGGCAGCGCTGTTTTTATCGTACTTACCCTGATCTTCAAAAGCCGCTACTATAACGGCGGCGGTATGCACCTGATCGAGCGGTGTTTTGAGGGAGAGCCGATCCCGTACTATGCGTTCCTGATGAAGATGCTGTTCACGGCGGTGGCGCTGGGAGCAGGGTTTAAAGGCGGTGAGATCGTCCCGACGTTGTGTGTGGGAGCCACCTTTGGCTATATGGTTGCCTCTGTGCTGGGGCTTCCTGTTGGGCTGTGCACGGCGATCGGTATGACCTGCCTGTTTGTCAGCGTGACCAACTGCCCTGTATCCACTGTGTTCATGGCCTTTGAGCTGTTTGGCTTTGAGGCGATGCCTTATTACTCCATCGCGGTGGCGGTCTGCTTTACTCTGTCGGGGTACTATGGCCTGTACAGCAGCCAGAAATTTGTCTACTCCAAGATCAAGGCGGAGTTCATCAACCGCAAGTCCAATTAG
- a CDS encoding amidohydrolase codes for MRTLIEHVTVLTMDAEKTVHQDGYVLIEDGLIAAVGNGRYLADPDDRTENEGSPAPVDERVDGAGGILMPGMVNVHSHISMIPFRSMGDDCRDRLRRFLFPLELAAMNPELIYRSARYAVCELLLAGVTTVLDMYYFEDMVARACEEMGIRAWVGETVINMETCDSKEPYGGLSLCEELLKKWGGHDRIHPMVAPHATNTNSPEMLKAAYDLAARYHAKYSLHVSEMDYEMELFRENYKKTPIAFLYDLGVLGENTIAAHCIHATDEDIALFAETGTKVAHCIGANTKGGKGICPVLDMRRAGVDVGVGTDGPSSGNTLDLFTQFKLIASFQKTRYHDRGVFPAVDIVEMGTVGGARALGAEHEIGSIEPGKKADLVLLETSSVNMFPVYNPYSAIVYSANASNVDSVWVDGKRLVEGHRLTCVDLQEEREKLERVMGGFRRHAENYADMI; via the coding sequence ATGAGAACATTGATAGAACACGTGACGGTGCTCACGATGGATGCAGAAAAGACCGTGCATCAGGATGGCTATGTGCTGATCGAGGACGGCCTCATTGCAGCGGTGGGAAACGGCCGTTACCTGGCTGACCCGGATGATCGGACGGAAAATGAGGGCAGTCCCGCACCTGTGGATGAGAGGGTGGACGGTGCGGGCGGGATCCTGATGCCGGGGATGGTAAACGTCCACAGCCATATTTCCATGATCCCGTTCCGCTCTATGGGAGACGACTGCCGTGACAGGCTGAGGCGTTTTTTGTTCCCACTGGAGCTTGCAGCCATGAATCCGGAGCTGATATACCGGAGCGCCCGGTATGCGGTCTGCGAACTGCTTTTGGCAGGGGTGACCACGGTTCTCGACATGTATTATTTTGAGGATATGGTGGCCCGCGCCTGCGAGGAGATGGGAATCCGGGCCTGGGTGGGGGAGACCGTCATCAATATGGAGACCTGTGACAGCAAAGAGCCTTACGGCGGTCTTTCTCTGTGTGAGGAGCTGTTGAAAAAGTGGGGCGGACACGACCGGATCCATCCTATGGTGGCTCCCCATGCCACCAATACCAACTCCCCGGAGATGCTGAAGGCGGCATATGACCTTGCGGCCCGATATCATGCAAAATATTCGCTCCATGTCAGCGAAATGGATTATGAAATGGAGCTGTTTAGGGAAAACTATAAGAAGACGCCGATCGCATTCCTGTACGATCTCGGCGTGCTGGGTGAGAACACGATCGCAGCCCACTGTATCCATGCCACAGATGAGGATATCGCACTGTTTGCAGAGACTGGCACAAAGGTGGCTCACTGTATCGGCGCAAATACCAAGGGTGGAAAGGGGATCTGCCCGGTACTTGATATGCGGCGGGCAGGTGTGGATGTGGGCGTGGGGACTGACGGTCCGTCCTCCGGCAACACGCTGGATCTGTTTACCCAGTTCAAGCTGATCGCCTCGTTCCAGAAGACCAGATATCATGACAGGGGCGTATTCCCGGCTGTAGATATTGTGGAGATGGGGACTGTGGGCGGCGCGAGGGCGCTGGGAGCAGAGCATGAGATCGGCTCCATCGAGCCGGGGAAAAAGGCGGATCTGGTGCTTTTAGAGACCAGTTCGGTCAATATGTTCCCTGTTTACAATCCCTATTCCGCTATTGTTTATTCCGCCAATGCTTCCAATGTGGACAGTGTCTGGGTGGACGGTAAAAGGCTGGTAGAGGGTCACAGGCTGACCTGCGTAGATCTTCAGGAGGAACGTGAAAAACTGGAGCGGGTCATGGGCGGATTCCGGCGCCACGCAGAGAATTATGCCGATATGATCTGA